The Christiangramia salexigens genome includes the window GCTTATCATGTTTCTTCACTTCTTCCTCCCAATGGGAGGGATCATGACTTAGAAGCACCTTGAAATCTTCTTTTTGAAGACCTTCTCCGGCTTTTTCCAGGTCTCCGGCTTTTTTAAAACCTCCTATTCCCCAGTTTTCAACGCCTACAAGAGCTATTCTCTCCCCGTTCTTCTCGATAAACCTGTTCTCATTTAGCATCAGGTTCCAGCCCATCTCGGCATGCGTCTGCTTCAGCTTATTCAGATTATCTTTCTTCGCCTGGGCAGAATCCCATTCATGATAGTCTCCATAATCATGATTTCCAAGAACAGAATACACACCATCCTTCGCATCGATTTTCGAAAAAAGAGATTTCCAGTCATCCATTTCAGAAGCCAGATTATTCACCAGGTCACCCGTAAAAACAACGAGGTCGCTCTCCTGCTCTCTTAGCAGATCCACCCCATACTCTATTTTATTCTTATTATCAAAGCTTCCACTATGCACATCGCTAATCTGACTGATCCTGTAACCATCAAAAGCCTCCGGCAGATCTTCAAAATAAAGCGTGTATTTCAAAACCCTGAAATCATATCTGCCTTTATACATTCCATATAACAGAGACGCAAATGGAATGGCTGCCAATCCAAGGGCAACAGTACTCAGGAATTTTCTTCTGGAAGGAATGGTAAAGTTTTCTGAACCACC containing:
- a CDS encoding metallophosphoesterase, whose amino-acid sequence is MRWIILLLIYAIVDIYSYQALRSLSKNGWIAVAYFIISAIVVGNLIYQFNQPSGDGTFTGARGYAIGIFLAFFISKIILTVIMLGEDIVRVPFAAFQKASGGSENFTIPSRRKFLSTVALGLAAIPFASLLYGMYKGRYDFRVLKYTLYFEDLPEAFDGYRISQISDVHSGSFDNKNKIEYGVDLLREQESDLVVFTGDLVNNLASEMDDWKSLFSKIDAKDGVYSVLGNHDYGDYHEWDSAQAKKDNLNKLKQTHAEMGWNLMLNENRFIEKNGERIALVGVENWGIGGFKKAGDLEKAGEGLQKEDFKVLLSHDPSHWEEEVKKHDKHYHLTLSGHTHGMQFGIEIPGWFKWSPVQYRYKHWAGIYEEAGRYINVNRGFGFLAYPGRVGIWPEISVIELKKGPKPA